The following are encoded together in the Capsulimonas corticalis genome:
- a CDS encoding MFS transporter: protein MTKQSNTTDEATGELSRLAVQRALRLWTVEGSVATIWGTFVGGAFQTGFAIYLGCSDFIIGALAAIPAFAGLLQLVSSYYAQRYGNRKQIVIWTAIVGRLLWIPMLLIPFLLPKSLWVGVFLILTVISNALLNVGGPLWTAWISDLVPKDYRGRYFGQRNMYAGFVGMVASIVGGLFIDHATKRATMSEPIAFGILFGVASVFACCSFFLGSRSPDVAQPAGSDVVASGAKAALRYYGAPFKDRNFLRIMLYNAILAAAPGVAGQFFTVYQLKYLHYDYTVMQLLGAVASVAGLGAMPLWGYLADKYGNKPILAICNVLVLVAPFMWLVTVPDSFPGLWTVAEGGRVIVSFSKLDICALNLISGAAWAGVGLTQFNMMIGMAPPERRTVYVSAVSATTGIVGGIAPLLGGAIITALATTHFPEHGLVRNSFHVVFLVSAFFRAVALLLLQPIREEGSNTARYVIGQLRATKPIASFRSISRLSKGGSMASRQAAAEQLASIRTPVAVEELVRALDDVALPVREQAARALGEIGDERAVTSLVSKLADPSSGITNAAATALGKIGSPTALPSLAAAAQLGPLSRQLAALEALGRIDDARVSDLLVSLASDADPSVRSTAIRALIEREDPATGDALAAILDRETDPATVTVLADALGRVGSLTALEPLLRALDKVTTPIARRSAINAVGSIVGGRDSLYPYLALEAFARDEVVSRTLMSVQRRLQQRAKRENMPGAARMAARARQALESYAAGRLSECLSMLRKLTEYIEVSERNEPVRRVLGWLDDRRQGKESDVETEEILLAVFLVRMVTE, encoded by the coding sequence GTGACCAAGCAGAGTAACACGACGGATGAGGCGACGGGGGAATTGTCCCGCCTGGCGGTGCAGCGCGCGCTGCGGCTTTGGACCGTGGAGGGCAGCGTCGCCACCATCTGGGGGACGTTTGTCGGCGGCGCGTTCCAGACCGGATTCGCGATTTATTTGGGGTGCAGCGATTTCATTATCGGCGCTCTGGCGGCGATCCCCGCGTTCGCCGGCCTTCTCCAGCTCGTCTCCTCCTATTACGCGCAGCGCTACGGCAATCGCAAGCAGATCGTGATCTGGACCGCCATCGTCGGACGGCTCCTGTGGATTCCGATGCTGCTGATTCCGTTTTTGCTGCCGAAATCGCTCTGGGTGGGCGTCTTTCTCATCCTCACCGTCATCTCCAATGCCCTGCTGAATGTGGGCGGTCCGCTTTGGACCGCCTGGATCTCCGATCTCGTTCCCAAAGATTACCGCGGGCGGTACTTTGGGCAGCGCAATATGTACGCGGGCTTTGTCGGAATGGTCGCGAGCATCGTGGGCGGACTGTTTATCGACCATGCGACCAAGCGGGCGACGATGTCGGAGCCGATCGCGTTTGGGATTCTCTTTGGCGTGGCGAGCGTCTTCGCCTGCTGCTCGTTCTTTTTAGGATCTCGAAGTCCCGATGTCGCGCAGCCGGCCGGCAGCGATGTGGTGGCGTCCGGCGCCAAGGCGGCGCTGCGTTACTACGGCGCGCCGTTCAAAGATCGAAACTTTCTGAGGATCATGCTCTACAATGCGATCCTCGCGGCCGCGCCGGGTGTCGCGGGCCAGTTCTTCACCGTTTACCAGCTCAAGTACCTCCATTATGACTATACGGTCATGCAGCTTTTGGGGGCCGTCGCATCCGTCGCGGGGTTGGGGGCGATGCCGCTGTGGGGGTACTTGGCGGACAAGTACGGCAACAAGCCGATCCTGGCGATCTGCAATGTGCTCGTTCTGGTGGCGCCGTTTATGTGGCTGGTGACCGTGCCGGACAGCTTCCCCGGCCTCTGGACGGTGGCCGAAGGCGGGCGAGTAATCGTCTCGTTTTCGAAGCTGGATATCTGCGCGCTCAACTTGATCTCGGGCGCGGCGTGGGCCGGCGTAGGCCTCACGCAGTTCAACATGATGATTGGGATGGCGCCGCCGGAGCGGCGGACGGTTTATGTCAGCGCGGTCAGCGCGACGACGGGCATCGTCGGCGGCATCGCGCCGCTGCTTGGCGGCGCGATCATCACAGCCCTCGCGACGACGCATTTCCCCGAGCACGGCCTCGTGCGCAATTCCTTCCACGTCGTCTTTCTCGTTTCGGCGTTCTTCCGGGCAGTCGCGCTTTTGCTGCTGCAGCCGATCCGGGAGGAAGGCAGCAACACGGCGCGCTATGTGATCGGTCAGCTGCGCGCCACAAAACCGATTGCGTCATTTCGCAGTATCAGCAGGCTGTCCAAAGGCGGCAGCATGGCGTCGCGGCAGGCCGCCGCGGAGCAGTTGGCCTCCATCCGTACGCCGGTGGCGGTAGAGGAGCTGGTGCGCGCGCTGGACGATGTCGCGCTGCCGGTCCGCGAGCAGGCGGCGCGGGCGCTGGGCGAGATCGGTGATGAGCGCGCCGTGACGTCGCTGGTCAGCAAGCTTGCGGATCCCTCTTCGGGCATCACCAATGCGGCCGCGACGGCGCTTGGCAAGATCGGCAGTCCGACGGCGCTCCCCTCGCTCGCCGCGGCGGCGCAGCTCGGTCCGCTGTCGCGCCAGCTTGCCGCGCTGGAGGCGCTGGGCCGTATCGACGACGCGCGTGTCTCGGATCTGCTGGTCAGCCTGGCGTCGGACGCCGATCCCTCCGTGCGCTCCACGGCAATTCGGGCGCTGATCGAGCGCGAAGATCCCGCCACGGGAGACGCGCTGGCGGCGATTCTGGACCGCGAAACGGACCCCGCGACCGTCACGGTGCTCGCCGACGCCTTAGGCCGGGTGGGGAGCCTCACGGCGCTGGAGCCGCTGCTGCGCGCGCTGGACAAGGTCACGACGCCGATTGCTCGGCGTTCGGCGATTAACGCCGTCGGCAGCATTGTCGGCGGTCGGGATTCTCTCTATCCCTACCTCGCGCTCGAAGCCTTCGCGCGCGACGAAGTCGTTAGCCGCACCCTGATGAGCGTTCAGCGACGCCTCCAGCAGCGCGCCAAACGCGAAAACATGCCCGGCGCCGCGCGCATGGCCGCGCGCGCGCGTCAGGCGCTGGAATCCTACGCGGCGGGCCGTCTTTCAGAATGCCTGTCCATGCTGCGGAAACTGACGGAATATATCGAAGTGTCCGAGCGAAACGAACCGGTACGACGCGTGCTGGGCTGGCTGGACGATCGCCGGCAGGGAAAAGAATCGGATGTCGAGACCGAGGAGATCTTACTCGCAGTGTTTTTGGTGAGGATGGTGACGGAGTGA